A single genomic interval of Caldisericum sp. harbors:
- the secF gene encoding protein translocase subunit SecF — MSFRDRIANWDILGHTKLWFSISITIILIGLIAMGVNWVKFGSPLNLGIDFRGGSVITLACQNTPDSQKVRDVVASIGYKDAIVQEAQGNKVIIKINATSVSPDDITKIVNEVDKLYKVNKDATQITSIAPVIGSELMRNGAIALLLALLFVLFYISIRFEFKIAAATVLALFHDILVTLGMLALFRIEINAPFIGAFLAIITYSVEDTVVVMDRIREKLKFKLRESFREIVNKSITEVWVRSMNTSITTLFSSLALVIFGGTALRDFSMTLLFGLFSGTYSSIYIASPLLVLFRGETLKEEISKKESVVKVVEEPKESALEEPSQEAVTTEVEEAKASKPKSKKKGKTSKKRK, encoded by the coding sequence ATGAGTTTTAGAGATAGGATTGCAAACTGGGATATTTTAGGACACACAAAACTGTGGTTTTCAATTTCCATAACCATTATTCTTATTGGCCTTATTGCAATGGGGGTAAACTGGGTCAAATTTGGCTCGCCACTAAACCTCGGTATTGACTTTAGGGGTGGTTCTGTTATCACTCTTGCCTGTCAAAATACACCAGATTCTCAAAAAGTAAGAGATGTTGTTGCAAGTATTGGATATAAGGATGCAATTGTCCAGGAAGCGCAGGGAAACAAAGTCATAATCAAGATAAATGCAACAAGTGTTTCTCCTGATGATATCACAAAGATTGTTAACGAAGTTGATAAACTCTACAAGGTCAATAAGGATGCAACACAAATAACATCAATTGCTCCTGTTATTGGAAGTGAACTTATGCGAAACGGTGCAATTGCACTTCTACTTGCACTTCTCTTTGTCCTTTTCTATATTTCTATACGATTTGAATTTAAGATTGCAGCAGCGACAGTTCTTGCATTGTTCCACGATATCCTTGTAACTCTGGGAATGCTTGCATTGTTCAGAATTGAGATTAATGCGCCTTTCATTGGTGCATTCCTTGCAATCATTACATACTCCGTAGAAGATACAGTCGTTGTCATGGATAGGATTAGAGAAAAACTAAAATTCAAGTTAAGAGAGTCCTTTAGAGAAATTGTTAACAAGAGTATAACCGAGGTCTGGGTGCGTTCGATGAACACATCAATTACAACACTCTTCTCATCGCTTGCACTTGTTATCTTTGGCGGAACTGCCTTAAGAGACTTCTCTATGACTTTGCTCTTTGGTCTTTTCTCAGGAACCTATTCCTCGATTTACATAGCTTCACCTCTCCTTGTCCTCTTTAGAGGCGAAACTCTAAAAGAAGAAATCTCAAAGAAGGAAAGTGTTGTGAAAGTTGTTGAGGAACCTAAGGAAAGCGCCCTTGAAGAGCCTTCTCAAGAAGCTGTTACAACAGAAGTTGAAGAAGCGAAGGCAAGCAAGCCTAAGTCAAAAAAGAAAGGGAAAACTTCCAAAAAGAGAAAGTGA
- a CDS encoding adenine phosphoribosyltransferase: MDLRKYIRDIPDFPQKGILFRDLTPLMGDKDAFNFTVKEIADHFRTFHVDKVAAIEARGFIFGAPIARELGAGFVPIRKPGKLPYEVVRKEFQLEYGMSILELHKDAFKKGERVLMIDDLLATGGTALAASQLVESLGAEIVGWGFVVILKGLKGEEKIGKYHIFSLVNFD, translated from the coding sequence ATGGATTTGAGGAAATACATTAGAGACATCCCTGATTTTCCGCAGAAGGGGATTCTGTTTAGAGACTTAACGCCTCTTATGGGGGATAAGGATGCATTTAACTTTACTGTGAAAGAGATTGCAGACCACTTCAGGACATTCCATGTTGATAAAGTTGCAGCAATCGAAGCAAGGGGGTTCATTTTTGGTGCACCAATTGCAAGAGAATTAGGCGCAGGCTTTGTTCCAATAAGAAAGCCAGGAAAACTTCCATACGAAGTTGTTAGGAAAGAGTTCCAGCTTGAATACGGAATGTCTATCCTTGAACTTCACAAAGATGCCTTTAAGAAAGGCGAAAGAGTCCTTATGATTGATGACCTTCTTGCAACAGGTGGCACTGCACTTGCAGCATCGCAACTTGTTGAGTCGCTTGGTGCTGAAATTGTTGGCTGGGGATTTGTTGTTATACTCAAAGGTTTGAAAGGAGAGGAAAAGATAGGGAAATACCATATATTTTCCCTTGTAAACTTTGACTAA